One Candidatus Obscuribacterales bacterium genomic window, TGGATCTGGGCTTCATCAGCCGCAAAGGCTCGGCTGCCCAGCAATCCTGTTTCTTCTTGATCAAAGATCGCAAGGGTGAGCGATCGCTGGGTCTGTATCTGTCCTGTCCCCAGTAGGCGAGCCACGTCGAGCAGCACCGCTAAAGCGCTGGCATTGTCATCCGCGCCGGGAGATTGGGAAACGGTGTCGTAGTGGGCTGCCAAGAGCAGGCGATCGCGCTCTGGTGAGGGTGAACCAAGATGGGCCACTAGGTTGACACCCTCGGCAAAGGGCAACCGCTGGGTCTGCCATCCTGATTCCGTGAGTGACTGCTCTAGATAATCGAGGGCTTGCAGGCGATCGCCCTCTTCGATCCGAGGAAAAGACAGGGCTGCAACATCCGCCATCAGCCGTTGGGCATCGACGCGCACCGGCAGCGCCAAGTCTGGGATCGCGCTCATCTGCTCTGCCATAGAATCCTGGGCGATCAGCGGAGCATTCAACAGCCGATGGCCACCCAAGATACCGAGGATGACGCCCAGCACCAGCAGCAGTGCCAACCAACGTCTCTGACGCATGACTAACCCACCTCAGGATCCGCCATCAGTCCTTGAGATAGCTGCTCTACCTCTACATGATCCTGAAAGGCGATGCCTTCCAGTTGGTCAATATGTTCTAGCCAAAAGGGTACGTCAATGGCTAGGGTTCTCCCCAGCTCCAACAGGCGGCCAAGGTGAGACAGGGACCAAGCTGGATGGGGATGGGGCGACTCTAGACCGGCCTGTCGCCATTGCTTCAGTTGGGGCAAAAGTTGGGTGTTAAAGCTCTTTAGGTATAGCTCCTGGGCCCGATCTAGGGATAGGCCTAGATGGAGGCGATCGCCCACTTGAATCAAGTTTTCCAGCCAAGGAATCATCTCGTCTGCCACATCAGCCTCGGCGCTATGGAACAGATGCCAAAGGGTGCGGATCACCAGTTGTTCAATCACCTGCTTGGCCTGGGGAAGACGCAGATCGCAGC contains:
- a CDS encoding M28 family peptidase, with the protein product MRQRRWLALLLVLGVILGILGGHRLLNAPLIAQDSMAEQMSAIPDLALPVRVDAQRLMADVAALSFPRIEEGDRLQALDYLEQSLTESGWQTQRLPFAEGVNLVAHLGSPSPERDRLLLAAHYDTVSQSPGADDNASALAVLLDVARLLGTGQIQTQRSLTLAIFDQEETGLLGSRAFAADEAQIQGLQGAIILDMVGYACHRPGCQTYPDQLPLNPVSDRGDFLAVIGDRPHADLVEAFAPADSDRTPPILSLLVPAESTLLPDVARSDHAAFWEQGIGAVLVTDTANFRNPHYHQASDR